In Campylobacter concisus, the following proteins share a genomic window:
- a CDS encoding NAD(P)-binding domain-containing protein, translating into MKNVKIGFIGGGNMGGAMIEALWRAQCSAANAGQNSAEDERKFDGGSEVHGAENLA; encoded by the coding sequence ATGAAAAACGTAAAAATAGGCTTCATCGGCGGCGGAAATATGGGCGGCGCGATGATAGAGGCGCTTTGGCGAGCGCAGTGCAGCGCAGCTAACGCGGGGCAAAACTCGGCCGAGGACGAGCGAAAATTTGACGGCGGTAGCGAGGTGCACGGGGCGGAAAATTTAGCGTAA
- the typA gene encoding translational GTPase TypA, giving the protein MEKIRNIAVIAHVDHGKTTMVDELLKQSGTFNEHQNLGERVMDSNDIERERGITILSKNTAIRYKDTKINIIDTPGHADFGGEVERVLKMVDGVLLLVDAQEGVMPQTKFVVKKALSLGLRPIVVVNKIDKPAGDPDRVINEIFDLFVALDANDEQLEFPVVYAAAKNGYAKLKLSDENVNMQPLFETILAHVPAPSGSDENPLQLQVFTLDYDNYVGKIGIARIFNGKISKNQNVMLAKADGTKTTGRISKLIGFMGLERTDINEAGTGDIVAIAGFDALDVGDSVVDPNNPHPLDPLHIEEPTLSVVFSVNDGPLAGTEGKHVTSNKIDERLANEMKTNIAMKYENIGEGKFKVSGRGELQITILAENMRREGYEFLLGRPEVIVKEINGVKCEPYELLVIDAPDDTTGTVIEKLGKRKAEMVSMNPTGDGQTRIEFEIPARGLIGFRSQFLTDTKGEGVMNHSFLEFRPLSGTVEHRTNGALVSMENGVTLAYSLFNLQDRGVLFLDPQAKVYVGMIIGEHSRPNDLDVNPIKGKNLTNVRASGSDDAIKLVPPRKLSLERALEWIEDDELVEVTPINIRVRKRYLDPTERKRKAKL; this is encoded by the coding sequence TTGGAAAAGATACGAAATATAGCCGTTATCGCACACGTCGACCACGGTAAAACAACAATGGTTGATGAGCTTTTGAAACAGTCAGGAACATTTAACGAGCATCAAAACCTTGGCGAGCGTGTAATGGATAGCAACGACATCGAAAGAGAGCGTGGCATCACGATTCTTTCTAAAAATACTGCCATTCGCTACAAAGATACAAAGATTAACATCATCGACACCCCAGGTCACGCCGACTTTGGTGGTGAGGTTGAGCGTGTTCTTAAGATGGTTGATGGCGTTTTACTACTTGTTGATGCGCAAGAGGGCGTTATGCCACAAACTAAATTCGTCGTCAAAAAGGCACTCTCACTAGGGCTTCGTCCAATCGTCGTCGTAAATAAGATAGATAAGCCAGCAGGTGATCCAGACCGCGTTATAAATGAAATTTTTGACCTTTTTGTTGCACTTGATGCAAATGATGAGCAGCTAGAATTTCCAGTCGTTTATGCCGCTGCTAAAAATGGCTATGCAAAGCTAAAACTAAGTGATGAAAATGTAAATATGCAGCCACTTTTTGAGACTATCCTAGCTCACGTACCAGCTCCAAGCGGTAGCGATGAAAACCCACTCCAGCTTCAAGTTTTCACGCTTGATTATGATAACTACGTCGGCAAGATCGGTATTGCAAGAATTTTTAACGGTAAGATATCAAAAAATCAAAATGTCATGCTTGCAAAGGCTGATGGTACAAAGACAACTGGTAGAATTTCAAAGTTAATTGGCTTTATGGGTCTTGAAAGAACCGATATTAACGAAGCTGGTACTGGCGACATCGTAGCGATCGCTGGCTTTGATGCGCTTGACGTTGGCGATAGCGTCGTTGATCCAAACAATCCTCATCCACTAGATCCTCTCCATATCGAAGAGCCAACACTTAGCGTTGTATTTTCTGTAAATGATGGCCCATTAGCAGGCACTGAGGGCAAGCACGTCACATCAAATAAGATCGATGAGCGCCTTGCAAACGAGATGAAGACAAATATCGCGATGAAATACGAAAACATCGGCGAGGGCAAATTTAAAGTAAGCGGTCGTGGCGAGCTTCAGATCACTATCTTGGCTGAAAATATGCGCCGTGAGGGCTATGAGTTTTTACTTGGCAGACCTGAGGTCATCGTAAAAGAGATAAACGGCGTAAAATGCGAGCCATATGAGCTTTTGGTTATCGACGCACCTGATGATACGACAGGCACAGTCATAGAAAAACTAGGCAAAAGAAAGGCTGAAATGGTCTCTATGAACCCAACAGGAGATGGCCAAACAAGGATCGAGTTTGAGATCCCAGCGCGCGGCCTTATCGGTTTTAGAAGCCAGTTTTTGACTGATACAAAAGGCGAGGGCGTTATGAACCACAGCTTTTTGGAGTTTAGACCACTTAGTGGCACCGTTGAGCACAGAACAAATGGTGCGCTAGTTTCGATGGAAAACGGCGTAACGCTTGCTTATTCGCTATTTAACTTGCAAGATCGTGGCGTGCTATTTCTTGATCCACAAGCAAAAGTCTATGTGGGTATGATCATCGGCGAGCACAGCCGTCCAAACGACCTTGACGTAAACCCTATCAAGGGTAAAAACCTAACAAACGTGCGTGCTAGCGGTAGTGACGATGCGATCAAGCTTGTCCCACCTAGAAAGCTAAGCCTTGAGCGCGCGCTAGAGTGGATAGAAGATGACGAGTTGGTCGAGGTTACGCCTATAAATATCCGCGTTCGCAAGCGCTATTTAGATCCAACAGAACGCAAAAGAAAAGCAAAACTCTAA